One segment of Pseudomonas sp. FP2196 DNA contains the following:
- a CDS encoding Lon protease family protein, whose product MPDPVAASLRIAPEALTRPFSAEQFSFTTTNDLEPFRGVLGQERAVEALQFGVAMPRPGYNVFVMGEPGTGRFSFVKRYLKAEGKRLQTPADWVYVNNFDEPREPRVLELPSGTAGAFIGDINGLIDNLLATFPAVFEHPSYQQKKSAIDRAFNQRYDKALDIIERLALEKDVALYRDSSNIAFTPMLDGKALDEAEFSQLPEADRERFHEDISGLEERLNEELASLPQWKRESNNQLRSLNEETITLALQPLLSPLSEKYAENAAVCGYLQAMQVYLLKTVVEQLVDDSKTDAVARKLLEEQYAPSLVVGHPASGGAPVVFEPHPTYENLFGRIEYTTDQGALYTTYRQLRPGALHRANGGFLILEAEKMLSEPFVWDALKRALQSRKLKMESPLGEMGRFATVTLNPQHIPLQVKVIIIGARSLYYTLQDLDPDFQEMFRVLVDFDEDIPMVDESLEQFAQLLKTRTSEEGMAPLTADAVARLATYSARLAEHQGRLSARIGDLFQLVSEADFIRHLAGDEMTDAGHIERALKAKATRTGRVSARILDDMLAGIILIDTDGAAVGKCNGLTVLEVGDSAFGVPARISATVYPGGSGIVDIEREVNLGQPIHSKGVMILTGYLGSRYAQEFPLAISASIALEQSYGYVDGDSASLGEACTLISALSKTPLKQCFAITGSINQFGEVQAVGGVNEKIEGFFRLCEARGLTGEQGAIIPQANVATLMLDEKVLAAVRAGQFHVYAVRQADEALSLLVGEPAGEPDADGQFPEGSVNARVVERLRVIAEMISEEDLKEAEKELAQEALAEAKPA is encoded by the coding sequence ATGCCTGATCCTGTTGCTGCCAGCCTGCGTATAGCGCCCGAAGCGCTGACCCGTCCGTTTTCCGCTGAACAGTTCAGCTTCACTACCACCAATGATCTGGAGCCCTTTCGCGGTGTGCTCGGCCAGGAACGTGCGGTCGAAGCCTTGCAGTTCGGCGTGGCCATGCCACGCCCCGGTTACAACGTATTCGTCATGGGCGAGCCCGGCACCGGTCGCTTCTCGTTCGTCAAACGCTACCTGAAAGCCGAAGGCAAACGCCTGCAGACCCCGGCGGACTGGGTTTACGTCAACAATTTCGATGAGCCGCGCGAGCCCCGCGTGCTGGAGTTGCCATCGGGCACGGCGGGCGCGTTTATCGGTGATATCAACGGCTTGATCGACAACCTGCTGGCGACCTTCCCAGCGGTGTTCGAACACCCGTCCTACCAGCAAAAGAAAAGCGCCATCGACCGCGCCTTCAACCAGCGCTACGACAAGGCCCTCGACATCATCGAGCGTCTGGCCCTGGAAAAAGACGTTGCCCTGTACCGCGACAGCAGCAACATCGCCTTCACGCCGATGCTCGACGGCAAGGCGCTGGATGAAGCTGAGTTCTCGCAATTGCCGGAGGCCGATCGCGAGCGTTTCCACGAAGATATTTCCGGTCTCGAAGAGCGCTTGAACGAGGAACTCGCCAGCTTGCCGCAGTGGAAGCGTGAGTCGAATAACCAACTGCGTTCGCTCAACGAAGAAACCATCACCCTGGCCCTGCAGCCGCTGCTGTCGCCGCTGTCGGAGAAGTACGCGGAAAACGCCGCCGTCTGCGGTTATCTGCAAGCGATGCAGGTGTACCTGCTGAAAACCGTGGTCGAGCAACTGGTCGACGACAGCAAGACCGACGCCGTCGCGCGCAAGTTGCTGGAAGAGCAATACGCGCCGAGTCTGGTGGTTGGTCATCCGGCCAGCGGCGGTGCGCCGGTGGTGTTCGAGCCGCACCCGACCTACGAAAACCTGTTCGGCCGCATCGAGTACACCACCGATCAGGGGGCGCTCTACACCACCTATCGCCAGTTGCGTCCGGGTGCGTTGCACCGCGCCAACGGCGGTTTCCTGATTCTTGAAGCGGAAAAAATGCTCAGCGAGCCGTTCGTGTGGGATGCGCTCAAACGCGCCCTGCAATCGCGCAAGCTGAAAATGGAATCACCGCTGGGCGAGATGGGGCGTTTCGCCACCGTGACCCTCAATCCGCAGCACATCCCGTTGCAGGTCAAAGTCATCATCATCGGTGCGCGGTCGCTGTACTACACGCTGCAAGACCTTGATCCGGACTTCCAGGAGATGTTCCGCGTCCTGGTCGACTTCGACGAAGACATCCCGATGGTCGACGAAAGCCTGGAACAATTCGCCCAATTGCTGAAAACCCGTACGTCGGAAGAAGGCATGGCGCCGCTGACCGCCGATGCGGTGGCGCGTCTGGCCACTTACAGCGCACGGCTTGCCGAGCATCAGGGACGGTTGTCGGCGCGTATCGGCGATCTGTTCCAGTTGGTCAGCGAGGCGGATTTCATTCGTCACCTGGCCGGCGACGAGATGACCGATGCCGGGCACATCGAACGTGCACTGAAAGCCAAGGCCACTCGCACCGGACGTGTGTCGGCGCGGATTCTCGACGACATGCTCGCCGGGATCATCCTGATCGACACCGACGGCGCGGCGGTCGGTAAGTGCAACGGCCTGACCGTGCTCGAAGTCGGTGACTCGGCGTTTGGTGTGCCGGCGCGGATTTCCGCCACGGTGTACCCCGGCGGCAGCGGTATCGTCGACATTGAGCGTGAGGTCAACCTCGGTCAGCCGATCCACTCCAAGGGCGTGATGATTCTCACCGGGTATCTGGGCAGCCGGTATGCCCAGGAATTCCCGTTGGCAATTTCCGCGAGTATCGCGCTGGAGCAATCCTACGGTTACGTCGATGGCGACAGTGCGTCGCTGGGCGAGGCGTGCACGCTGATTTCGGCGCTGTCGAAAACCCCGCTCAAACAGTGCTTTGCGATCACCGGCTCGATCAACCAGTTTGGCGAGGTGCAGGCCGTCGGCGGGGTCAACGAGAAAATCGAAGGCTTCTTCCGTCTTTGCGAAGCACGCGGCTTGACCGGCGAGCAGGGCGCGATCATTCCGCAAGCCAACGTCGCCACGCTGATGCTCGACGAGAAAGTGCTGGCGGCGGTGCGTGCCGGGCAGTTCCACGTTTACGCAGTGCGTCAGGCTGACGAGGCGTTGAGCCTGCTGGTCGGCGAGCCGGCCGGTGAACCGGATGCGGATGGTCAATTCCCTGAAGGCAGCGTCAACGCGCGAGTGGTTGAGCGTCTGCGCGTGATTGCCGAGATGATCAGTGAAGAGGATCTGAAAGAGGCCGAGAAAGAACTGGCGCAGGAGGCGTTGGCGGAAGCCAAACCGGCGTAA
- a CDS encoding TIGR00645 family protein encodes MERFIENAMYASRWLLAPIYIGLSLGLLALALKFFQEVFHILPNVFSMAESELILVLLSLIDMALVGGLLVMVMISGYENFVSELNIDEGKEKLSWLGTMDSSSLKMKVAASIVAISSIHLLRIFMDAKNVDPEHLMWYVIIHMTFVVSAFAMGYLDKVTKH; translated from the coding sequence ATGGAACGCTTTATCGAAAATGCAATGTACGCCTCGCGCTGGCTGCTGGCGCCGATCTACATCGGGTTGTCTCTCGGGCTGCTGGCGTTGGCGCTGAAATTTTTCCAGGAAGTTTTCCACATCCTGCCCAACGTGTTCTCGATGGCCGAGTCGGAGCTGATTCTGGTGCTGCTGTCGCTGATCGACATGGCGCTGGTGGGTGGCCTGCTGGTGATGGTGATGATTTCCGGCTACGAGAACTTCGTTTCCGAACTGAACATCGACGAAGGTAAGGAAAAACTCAGCTGGCTCGGCACCATGGACTCTTCGTCGCTGAAGATGAAAGTGGCGGCCTCGATCGTGGCGATCTCCTCGATTCACCTGCTGCGGATCTTCATGGACGCCAAGAACGTCGATCCCGAGCACCTGATGTGGTACGTGATCATCCACATGACCTTTGTGGTCTCGGCGTTTGCCATGGGTTACCTCGACAAGGTCACCAAGCACTGA
- a CDS encoding DUF3015 domain-containing protein, which yields MKRILLGTLFTAVSINAMAQAPGGPDCGWGNMLFEGQRGTPAHFLASTTNGTSGNATFGMTSGTNGCSTNASLTYGGKSWFAMNGMMNELSEDMAKGNGEALTTYAVVLGVAPEDRAHFAAVTHEHFQQIFSKADVTAEDVHTNTLAVLKSDPRLAKYATQA from the coding sequence ATGAAACGGATTCTTCTCGGTACTCTCTTCACCGCTGTATCCATCAACGCAATGGCGCAAGCTCCAGGCGGCCCGGATTGCGGTTGGGGCAACATGCTGTTCGAAGGTCAGCGTGGCACCCCTGCTCACTTCCTGGCATCCACCACCAACGGCACTTCCGGTAACGCCACGTTTGGTATGACTTCCGGCACAAACGGTTGCTCGACCAACGCGTCGCTGACCTACGGCGGCAAATCCTGGTTTGCCATGAATGGCATGATGAACGAGCTGTCCGAAGACATGGCAAAAGGTAACGGCGAAGCGCTGACCACCTATGCCGTGGTACTGGGCGTGGCGCCGGAAGACCGTGCGCACTTCGCTGCTGTCACTCACGAGCACTTCCAGCAGATCTTCAGCAAGGCTGATGTCACCGCTGAAGACGTGCATACCAACACCCTGGCCGTACTGAAATCGGACCCACGTCTGGCCAAGTACGCAACTCAGGCTTAA
- a CDS encoding DUF6482 family protein, with product MNLQELNAFAIARKVDELNLISMEGGIYLLEARMHGAAYPLSDLKGNMLTLRSVEHARDLLHHFPMLPFNLVHTSVHDEMCGLGASGEESLKVPLAWRSAL from the coding sequence ATGAACCTGCAAGAGTTGAATGCCTTTGCTATCGCCAGAAAGGTCGATGAGCTGAACCTGATCTCCATGGAAGGCGGGATTTATCTGCTGGAAGCGCGGATGCATGGGGCTGCGTACCCGTTGAGCGATCTCAAGGGCAACATGCTGACGCTGCGCTCAGTGGAGCATGCGCGGGATTTGCTGCATCACTTCCCGATGTTGCCGTTCAACCTGGTACACACCTCGGTACACGATGAAATGTGCGGGCTGGGCGCCAGCGGCGAGGAAAGTCTGAAAGTGCCGCTTGCGTGGCGTTCCGCCCTGTAG